The following coding sequences are from one Saprospiraceae bacterium window:
- a CDS encoding T9SS type A sorting domain-containing protein codes for MNSDSNYIYVIGDMVSKQDSDGRNKVVDPMAWVFDYSGNLVSSHKILDTFIPGIRPYGEVISLYPQGNGIFDFMFDALPFEGHPKGAGGYARINMHTGAILKTCKMPVYYLENPRIGEIILNEITWVGDRLIWAQLTSGPNVREQHIMEMDSSFNIVKIIKLEDKLNDTLENHCWINKDQSGIYEVISNALQININNSFKHILIYKKYDTIGNLIKKQVLNTSNINIGINGSLSYNIKKALNKTFLIFGAKIDPKSAKILAPVSLLTSPEFDTLYKSTPMHVDSQAGINLVDYWTYYLEKQMYGDGFIASAAIETSLFAEPDYGVLYKVSNLGDSLWTRKFQPLGWESARASWIKFIQVKETPYHTLVVSAIVADGDENVVKGWLLHLDKDGCLIPGCYTGINTNLSNKNESTPFEVYPNPISGHLLYLLSRVSAKQCRISLYDLLGNIMETKSLSIEKDVQYLLDIPEKLPNGQYLIKLEIQGQVFTKPIQIMR; via the coding sequence GTGAATTCCGACTCAAATTATATCTATGTCATTGGTGATATGGTATCTAAACAAGATTCTGATGGTCGGAATAAGGTCGTTGACCCGATGGCCTGGGTTTTTGACTATTCTGGAAATTTGGTTTCTTCACATAAAATATTAGATACCTTCATCCCGGGAATACGTCCTTACGGCGAAGTGATTTCCCTATATCCACAAGGTAACGGAATATTTGACTTCATGTTTGATGCTCTACCTTTCGAAGGACATCCTAAAGGGGCAGGTGGTTATGCAAGAATAAACATGCACACTGGCGCTATCCTGAAAACATGCAAAATGCCAGTTTATTATTTAGAAAATCCAAGGATCGGTGAGATCATTTTAAATGAAATAACTTGGGTAGGAGATCGATTGATTTGGGCACAGTTAACTTCAGGCCCAAATGTCCGCGAGCAACACATTATGGAAATGGACTCTTCTTTTAATATAGTTAAAATTATAAAGCTTGAGGATAAGTTAAATGACACTCTTGAAAATCATTGTTGGATAAATAAAGATCAGAGCGGGATCTATGAAGTAATATCAAATGCATTACAAATAAATATTAATAATTCTTTCAAGCATATTTTAATTTATAAAAAATATGATACAATTGGTAACTTAATCAAAAAGCAAGTACTCAATACTTCCAATATAAACATTGGCATTAATGGGTCATTGAGCTACAATATTAAAAAGGCTTTAAATAAAACTTTTTTAATTTTTGGGGCTAAAATCGATCCTAAATCAGCCAAAATACTTGCACCCGTTTCATTACTAACAAGTCCAGAATTCGATACACTTTACAAGTCAACTCCTATGCATGTTGATTCTCAGGCTGGAATTAATCTTGTAGATTACTGGACTTATTATCTTGAAAAGCAAATGTATGGAGATGGTTTTATAGCCAGTGCTGCAATAGAGACAAGTCTTTTTGCTGAGCCAGATTATGGTGTACTATATAAGGTTTCCAATTTGGGAGATTCACTCTGGACCAGAAAATTTCAACCATTGGGATGGGAAAGTGCCCGGGCCTCTTGGATCAAGTTCATTCAAGTTAAGGAAACTCCTTATCACACTCTGGTTGTCAGCGCTATAGTTGCTGATGGTGATGAAAATGTAGTTAAGGGATGGTTACTCCACCTCGACAAAGACGGTTGTCTGATTCCTGGGTGTTATACAGGTATAAACACAAATCTTTCAAATAAAAATGAATCTACGCCATTTGAAGTTTATCCTAATCCAATTTCAGGTCATCTATTATATTTGTTAAGCCGCGTTTCAGCAAAACAATGCCGTATCTCCCTTTACGACCTTTTAGGAAATATAATGGAGACCAAATCTCTTTCCATTGAAAAAGATGTTCAATATCTTCTGGATATACCTGAAAAGCTGCCTAACGGACAGTATTTGATTAAATTAGAAATTCAAGGTCAAGTGTTTACAAAGCCTATTCAAATCATGAGATAA